The Clostridiales bacterium genome includes the window AACGGATATAGATTTCAGTCTTGCCGCTGCCAGTTACGCCATGCAGCAAAAAAGTCTGGTCTTGAGAGTTTTTTATGGTTTGGTAAGCGTTAAGCTGTTCGGGCGTTAGACTAAATTTTCCATTTTGGGTTTTGATATCTTTGTAAGGCGTTCTTTTTACTTCTTTTGAGACTATTTCAACCAAACCTTTTTGCTCTAATGCCCTTAACGCCGCGGGCGAAAAATTATTATTGATATAAGAGCTTTCAACCTCTTCTTCGCTGGATAATAAATATTCCATTAATTCTATTTGAGATTTTGCCCTGGGATTGATAAAGTCAAAGATATCGCTTTCCGATAATCCGCTTTTTACTTTGACATAGTTTTTGGTCAAAGCTTTTATCCTGCCGCCGCGCATCTGGGAGGGAATAAAAAGCCTCAAAGCGTCAACTTTTTTCAAGTTATAACGCTCTATCATAAAACGCATAAGCGCAAGCATTTCGTTGCTGATAACGGGAACTTCGTCTAATGGCCTAATAATTTCTTTTAGTTTTTCTAAATCATAATCGGGATTTTGTTTTTGGCCTATAATAAAGCCTTCTGTATATTGCCTGCCAAAAGGAACATATACTCTGCTGCCTGTGGGTATGTTGTTTGGATTAAGGTATTCAAAAACTTTATCAACATTAGAATGATTGATATCTACGATAACCTCGGCTATCATAGAATTAATGATTCCTTAAAGATAATATGTTATCCAAAATAATTTCAGCCAATTCCGTTTTTAACATTTTATTAAGGTTGATTATCCTATCTTTGAAAACCAAAGAAGCTATATTGGTATCCGTGTCAAATCCCGCGCCATCCAATGTAATATTATTCGCAACAACCATATCTGCATTTTTTTTGATAAGTTTGTCTTTGGCGTTAGAGATAGTGTCTTGCGTTTCGGCCGCGAAAATAACCAGGGTTTTGCCGCCCTTTACCTTGCCTAACTCTTGCGCTATATCTATATTTTTTTCAAGCTCTAAAACAACCTGTTCGGATTTTATTTTTTGGTCAAATCTATTTTTGACGCGGTAGTCCGACGGCGCGGCGGCCATAACGATAATATCGGCTGATTTATAATTTTGCATTACCGCGTTAAACATATCGCCGGTAGAAAAAACGCCGATTTTTTTTGCTTCAAAATCCAATGGAATACTCGTATTGCCGTGTATAAAAATAACTTCCGCGCCGCGATTTATAGCTACCTTAGCCAAAGCCGCGCCCATTTTGCCGCTGGAATAATTGGTTATACATCTTACCCCGTCAATATCTTCTCTTGTGGCGCCCGCCGTTATCAAAACGGTTTTATTAGCTAGATCATTTTTGGGATTAATTATTTTTTTGATATGCCGTTCTATAACTTCGGGCTCGGCCATTCTGCCCAAACCGCTATCGCCGCAAGCTAAATGCCCTTCCTCGCCATATAAAATATAATAGCCAAGACTTTTAAGCTTTTTAATATTTTCTTGCGTTATAGGATTGCGCAGCATATCGGTATTCATAGCGGGACAAATCAGTTTGGGCGCCATGGTAGCCAAAGTATTGGTTGTCAAAAAATCATCGGCTATGCCGTGCGCAATCTTGGCGATTATATTGGCGGTAGCGGGCGCGATTACCAAAATATCGGCCTTTTTCGCCAAAGAGATATGCTGGACATTAGGCTGATAATTGGCGTCAAACATATCAACAATGACTTTATTTTTGGACAAAGTCTGCAAGGACAAAGGCGTCACAAAATGTTGCGCATGCTTAGTCAAAATAATATGCACATCGGCGCCCTGTTTTTGCAAACTGCTCGTAAGGGCGCATATCTTGTATGCGGCTATTCCGCCGCTTATCCCTATTACTACTGTTTTATTTTTGAGGTTATCCATTATCCTTTCGCGATTTGAACTTTCCCTTCATAGACTTCTTGGGCCGCGTAAGAAATAGCGTTCATATTAGTCTCTTCCAAAAGCTCGGGTTTTTTATCTATTAATTGACGAGCTCTTTTTGCGATCAAGCAACACAAAGCGTATTTGCTGTCAACCATTTTTATCAACTTATCAATGGGAGGTTGGGTCATCATATTATGCTTTCTCCTTTTAATAATTTGTCAATTTTATTTTTATTTCTAGAAGTTTTTGCTTTCTCGGCGGATATTATATCAACAACCTTTTTTGCCGCTTCTTCTATATTATTATTTACAATAAAATAATCATAAAATCTAGCTTCCTCAAGCTCTTGTTTTGTTTGGGCCAGGCGCAAAGCTTTAATTTCTTCGGTTTCGGTGCCCCTTTGGTCAAGTCTATTGGAAAGCTCGTCTATTGACGGCGGAGATATAAAAATTCGCACGCAATCGTTATACGCTTGCTTTATTAATCTAGCGCCTTGTATGTCAAGCTCAAATATCATATCTTCGCCTTTTTCTAAAGCTTCCAAAACAGGCTTTTTGGGCGTCCCGTAAAAATTATTATATACTTGCGCGTATTCCAAAAGGCCGTCGTTTTTTACAAGTGCGTCAAATTGTTCTTGAGTAACAAAATGATAATGAACGCCATCTTTTTCATCGGGTCTTTTAGGTCTTGTCGTTACAGAAATAGATTTTTTTAAGCTTGGCAGCAACTCTCTCACTCTTTTGTTGACCGTACCCTTGCCTACCCCGCTTGGACCCGACAACACTATTAATATGCCCTTGGACATTTTTTACTCCACATTGCGTATATGTTCCTTGAGTTTTTCAAGCTGGCTTTTCATTTCAATCAAGAGCTTGGAGGCCTCAATATCATTACACTTGCTGCACATCGTATTTACTTCACGCAACATTTCCTGCAAAATAAAATCCAGCTTTTTCCCCGAACATTCGTCGCTTATTATCTCGGAAGAGAATTGGTCAATATGCGAATTCATGCGGCTTAATTCTTCGTTTATATCGGCTTTATCGGCAAAAAAAGCCACTTCGTTAAGCAATCTAGCTTCATCCAATGAATAATCTTTTATAATTTCTTGAATACGGGATTTTAGTTTTTCTCTGTATTCCTCTACAATAATAGGCGCTCTTTTGGCGACCATATCAAGCAAAGATTTTAAGCTATTTATTATATTTTGCATGTCTTCTTGTATGCTCTTGCCTTCAATCAGCCGCATTTTATCATATTCAAGCAGGCAGTTATTTAATCCCTCAATAACTATATCATTCCAAATATCGGTATCGGTATTGACTTTTAAAACATCGGGGAATTTCAGCATTATAGAAGTCGTAAAGTCGTCGGTCAAACCAAATTTTTCTTTTAAAGTCCGAGAGGCTGATAAATATGCCGATACCGCCGATAAATCAAGCTCAATAGGTTTTGGAACATCAGAGTTTAGCGAGAATGAAAAATAAACATCAACCGTGCCCCTTTTTATAAAGTTTTGGATACATTTTCTTATCTGGTCTTCGTTTAATGTCATGCTTTTGGGCATATGGGTATTTATATCCAAAAATCTATTGTTAACGGATTTGATCTCTATTGTTAATTCCCCATAATCGTTTTTTATGCTGTATTTACCGTATCCGGTCATGCTTTTCATGTGTTTTCCGCCTATTTGCATACAAGTTTTTATGCCAAAATTTTCAATTTTCATTATATCATAAGAGTATGGATGTATCAATCGTTAAGCATTGACACAAAATCCTGTTCGCTTATTACTTTTATTCCTAGACGCTGCGCTTTTTGCAGCTTGCTGCCCGCGTCCGCGCCTGCAATCAAATAATCGGTATCTTTAGTCACGGTTTCCGAAACAATCCCTCCGCGTTCTTCTATGAGTTTATGGGCTTGAGCTCTTTTATAATTTTGCAGCGTTCCCGTTATAACAAACTTTTTGCCAAAAATCGCGCCGCTTGTCTTAATCGGCTGGTCAAATCTAGGCTTTATGATTTTTTCAAGCTCAAGCGCATAATCTTTATGTTTTTCAAAAAATTCAATAATACCCTTTGCAATGACATCGCCTATTGAGTCAATTGAGCTAAGATGCTCATAGCTAGCTTCCATCAAAGCTTCCAAAGATTGAAATTCTTGCGCCAAGTCCTTGGAAGTTTTTTTGCCCACATTGGGTATGCCCAATGAATTGATAAAAGCGGCAAGGTCTTTGCCTTTGCTTTTTTTGATAGAATTGATTAAATTATCCGCTCTTTTGTCTTTAAATCCTTCAAGCGTCAATAACTGTTCTTTGGTCAAGGAATACAAATCTATGGGCGAAGATAGGCCTAGTTTTTCATACAATTGCGCTATGGTTTTTTCGCTTAGTCCTTCTATGTCCATACATTCTTTTGAAGAAAAATGCTCCAATCTGCCTTTTATTTGGGCGGGACAAGTAAAATTAACGCAAAAAGTGTTGGCGCCTATTGTTTCTAATTTTTCGTTGCATGAAGGACAAGTTTTGGGCAAATCAATCGTTTTGTCGTCGTCATGCGCTTGTGCCAGCCCTGTTATTTCGGGAATAACATCGTTGCTCCTTCTTATAAAAACCCTTGAGCCTATTTTGACGCTTTTTCTTTCTATATCGTCCGCGTTATTCAAAGTCGCCCTGGAAACCGTCGCGCCCGCTAGCTCAACGGGCTCTAACAGCGCCAACGGCGTCAACTTACCCGTTCTTCCGACCTGCCAAACGACATCCTTAACTATTGTGGTCGTTTCTTCCGCTTCAAATTTATATGCGACCGCCCATCTAGGAAATTTGTCAGTATAGCCCAATTTTTCCCTAAGGCTAAGCTCGTTTACCTTAATAACAATACCGTCTATCACATAATCAAGCCCCGAACGGTCAATTTTTTCTACGGTTTCCATCAGCTCATCCAAAGTGCGACATACATAGAATTCCGAAGTCCTGAAGCGGTTTCTTTTTAAAAATTCTATCATTTCTATCTGGGAATTGATATTGCCGCCCTCAATATAATTGACATTATAAAAATATATGTCCAAATTTCGCTTTGCTGTAACTTTCGGGTCTAAATTCCTTATCGCGCCTGCCGCTGCGTTTCTTGGATTTTTCAAGACCTCGGTAGCCGTTTTATTGTATTCATTGAATACCGAGATGCGCATAATCCCTTCGCCTTGTATCTCAATAAGCCCGTCAAAATCTATGCTCAAAGGAAAACTCTTAATAGTTTTGACCTGTTCGGAAACATTTTCGCCCACCTCTCCATTGCCGCGGGTGGCCGCGCTTACGAAATAACCTTTGTCATAAGTCAAACATAAAGTCAAACCGTCTAGCTTATGTTCCACCGTCAGAACCGGTTTAACACCGTCTAGCAATCTTACAAGTCTATGATACCAATTTTCAAGCTGTTCTTTATTTTGGACCTTGTCCAAAGAATAAAGTCTTGCTATATGTTTGTGCGTTCCAAATTTGGCTATAGGCTCTCCGCCAACGCGAAGCGTAGGCGAATCTTTTAAAGTTATGCCCGTTTGCTTTTCTAGCGCAACCAATTCGTCGTATAATTGGTCATATTCTTTATCGCTTATTATCGGATCGTCCAAAACATAATAGTGATAAGCGTAAAGGTTAAGCTTATAAACCAATTCTTTCATGCGATCAATCATCAACGACCTCCAAAGGCGCGATTGCCAAAATAAGTTTTTTAATGCCGACCTTTTCAAAATCAATCTTAGCTATAGTATTATTCCCTTCTCCGTTAACGCTTAGTATGACGCCTTTTCCGTATGCTTTATGGATAACTTTGACGCCCGGAGTTTTTAATTTTTCGTTAATATCAATCATTTTAATCTTGGCGGGTTGTTGACGAACAATGGGCGTATAGCAATCTTTTGTTTTTTGGGCGTTTTCATTAGCTTGGCTATTATAACCATTATAATCATAGGATAAATAGCTATGTTGTGTCTTTTGCTTATCGCCAAAAATTTCATTCAAAAACCGCGATTGAAAACGGTTTTCGCTTCTGCCGTATAAATATCTCATACGGCAATTTGTGATATACAGCCTTTTTTTCGCGCGCGTCATGGCGACATACATAAGACGTCTTTCTTCTTCTATGTCGTTGTAACCGTTTGCCCTTAAAAGCGGAAAAATACCTTCTTCCAATCCGGTGATAAATACCGTATTAAATTCTAGCCCTTTTACCGAATGTATGGTCGCTATAACAACTTTATTGGATTTTTCTTCATAAGTATCTATATCGGACTGCAAGCTGATAGAAGTCAAGTACTCGTTTAAGTCGTCAGTTTGATTATCGGCGACATAATTGGCTATTGAATTAAGGAGTTGGTTGATATTAAGCCTTTTATTAAAACTATCTTCGGTATCTTGGCTGTATAAATCCCATATGCCTGCGCGTTCTACGATATATTCTGCGGTTTTTTGCAAGCCGTTATGATTGTAATAGTCAATAATATCTTTTAGTATATCGGCAAAAGGTTTAAGTTTATTGATAAGCTGCGGGGGCAAGTCTTGATTTTCTAAGTCAAACAAAACATCCCGCATTTTTTTATTTTGTATTAAGCAATAATTTTGAAGTTGTTTTACCGTGGCGGGGCCAATCCCCCTTTTGGGGAAATTGATTACTCTTAAAATAGCGTTTTCGTCGTCGGGATTAGCGATTATAGCCAGATACGCCAATATATCTTTGATTTCTTTTCGGGCGTAAAACTTAATTCCGCCATAAACCTCATACGGAATATTGTAATTTAGAAATTTTTCCTCAAAATTTTGGGTCAGCGCGTTAAGCCTTACCAAAACAGCAATATCGCTATATTTATACCCCGCATAATTTACCAAGCCTATTATAGCGTTTGCGACATACTCGCTTTCTTCGCCCTCGTAAAAAGCCGCATATCTTTCAATTTTTACGCCGTCTTCATTATTTGTCCATAATTTTTTAGGAATTCTATTAATATTGCGCGATATCAGGCGGTTAGCCGCTTCTAATATTTTTTTCGTAGAACGGTAGTTTTGCTCAAGCTTGAATATTTTCGCGTCAAATTCTTTTATAAAATCTTTTATAT containing:
- a CDS encoding YicC family protein; protein product: MKSMTGYGKYSIKNDYGELTIEIKSVNNRFLDINTHMPKSMTLNEDQIRKCIQNFIKRGTVDVYFSFSLNSDVPKPIELDLSAVSAYLSASRTLKEKFGLTDDFTTSIMLKFPDVLKVNTDTDIWNDIVIEGLNNCLLEYDKMRLIEGKSIQEDMQNIINSLKSLLDMVAKRAPIIVEEYREKLKSRIQEIIKDYSLDEARLLNEVAFFADKADINEELSRMNSHIDQFSSEIISDECSGKKLDFILQEMLREVNTMCSKCNDIEASKLLIEMKSQLEKLKEHIRNVE
- the gmk gene encoding guanylate kinase translates to MSKGILIVLSGPSGVGKGTVNKRVRELLPSLKKSISVTTRPKRPDEKDGVHYHFVTQEQFDALVKNDGLLEYAQVYNNFYGTPKKPVLEALEKGEDMIFELDIQGARLIKQAYNDCVRIFISPPSIDELSNRLDQRGTETEEIKALRLAQTKQELEEARFYDYFIVNNNIEEAAKKVVDIISAEKAKTSRNKNKIDKLLKGESII
- the rpoZ gene encoding DNA-directed RNA polymerase subunit omega, yielding MMTQPPIDKLIKMVDSKYALCCLIAKRARQLIDKKPELLEETNMNAISYAAQEVYEGKVQIAKG
- the ligA gene encoding NAD-dependent DNA ligase LigA → MIDRMKELVYKLNLYAYHYYVLDDPIISDKEYDQLYDELVALEKQTGITLKDSPTLRVGGEPIAKFGTHKHIARLYSLDKVQNKEQLENWYHRLVRLLDGVKPVLTVEHKLDGLTLCLTYDKGYFVSAATRGNGEVGENVSEQVKTIKSFPLSIDFDGLIEIQGEGIMRISVFNEYNKTATEVLKNPRNAAAGAIRNLDPKVTAKRNLDIYFYNVNYIEGGNINSQIEMIEFLKRNRFRTSEFYVCRTLDELMETVEKIDRSGLDYVIDGIVIKVNELSLREKLGYTDKFPRWAVAYKFEAEETTTIVKDVVWQVGRTGKLTPLALLEPVELAGATVSRATLNNADDIERKSVKIGSRVFIRRSNDVIPEITGLAQAHDDDKTIDLPKTCPSCNEKLETIGANTFCVNFTCPAQIKGRLEHFSSKECMDIEGLSEKTIAQLYEKLGLSSPIDLYSLTKEQLLTLEGFKDKRADNLINSIKKSKGKDLAAFINSLGIPNVGKKTSKDLAQEFQSLEALMEASYEHLSSIDSIGDVIAKGIIEFFEKHKDYALELEKIIKPRFDQPIKTSGAIFGKKFVITGTLQNYKRAQAHKLIEERGGIVSETVTKDTDYLIAGADAGSKLQKAQRLGIKVISEQDFVSMLND
- a CDS encoding UvrD-helicase domain-containing protein, with protein sequence MDWSILNQEQRQAAQCTKGAVLVTAGAGSGKTRLLTYRILNIIEQGVNPYNILAITFTNKAANEMKNRLGQLAPDIRHIWVMTFHALCNRILRANIDRLDGYNRFFSIYDDNDQTGVIKNILSERNIDPDRYLKTIQYLISESKNNGLTLEDFAVQYNDVPNYDLIYEVYEAYENYMKANNALDFDDLLIKTKILLESNNDVLEHYAKRFEYISVDEFQDTNKIQYQLVKLLGSYHKNIFIVGDEDQSIYGWRGANIDNIKDFIKEFDAKIFKLEQNYRSTKKILEAANRLISRNINRIPKKLWTNNEDGVKIERYAAFYEGEESEYVANAIIGLVNYAGYKYSDIAVLVRLNALTQNFEEKFLNYNIPYEVYGGIKFYARKEIKDILAYLAIIANPDDENAILRVINFPKRGIGPATVKQLQNYCLIQNKKMRDVLFDLENQDLPPQLINKLKPFADILKDIIDYYNHNGLQKTAEYIVERAGIWDLYSQDTEDSFNKRLNINQLLNSIANYVADNQTDDLNEYLTSISLQSDIDTYEEKSNKVVIATIHSVKGLEFNTVFITGLEEGIFPLLRANGYNDIEEERRLMYVAMTRAKKRLYITNCRMRYLYGRSENRFQSRFLNEIFGDKQKTQHSYLSYDYNGYNSQANENAQKTKDCYTPIVRQQPAKIKMIDINEKLKTPGVKVIHKAYGKGVILSVNGEGNNTIAKIDFEKVGIKKLILAIAPLEVVDD
- the coaBC gene encoding bifunctional phosphopantothenoylcysteine decarboxylase/phosphopantothenate--cysteine ligase CoaBC; this encodes MDNLKNKTVVIGISGGIAAYKICALTSSLQKQGADVHIILTKHAQHFVTPLSLQTLSKNKVIVDMFDANYQPNVQHISLAKKADILVIAPATANIIAKIAHGIADDFLTTNTLATMAPKLICPAMNTDMLRNPITQENIKKLKSLGYYILYGEEGHLACGDSGLGRMAEPEVIERHIKKIINPKNDLANKTVLITAGATREDIDGVRCITNYSSGKMGAALAKVAINRGAEVIFIHGNTSIPLDFEAKKIGVFSTGDMFNAVMQNYKSADIIVMAAAPSDYRVKNRFDQKIKSEQVVLELEKNIDIAQELGKVKGGKTLVIFAAETQDTISNAKDKLIKKNADMVVANNITLDGAGFDTDTNIASLVFKDRIINLNKMLKTELAEIILDNILSLRNH